The following proteins are co-located in the Chlorocebus sabaeus isolate Y175 chromosome 21, mChlSab1.0.hap1, whole genome shotgun sequence genome:
- the STEAP4 gene encoding metalloreductase STEAP4 — MEKTCIDALPLTMNSSEKQEIICIFGTGDFGRSLGLKMLQCGYSIVFGSRNPQKNNLLPNGAEVLSYSEAAKKSDIIIIAIHREHYDFLTELTEVLNGKILVDISNNLKINQYPESNAEYLAQLVPGAHVVKAFNTISAWALQSGALDASRQVFVCGNDSKAKQRVMDIVRNLGLTPMDQGSLTAAKEIEKYPLQLFPMWRFPFYLSAVLCIFLFFYCVIRDVIYPYVYEKKDNTFRMAISIPNRVFPITALTLLALVYLPGVIAAILQLYRGTKYRRFPDWLDHWMLCRKQLGLLALGFAFLHVLYTLVIPIRYYVRWRLGNLTVTQAILKKENPFSTSSAWLSDSYVALGILGFFLFVLLGITSLPSVSNAVNWREFRFVQSKLGYLTLILCTAHTLVYGGKRFLSPSNLKWYLPAAYVLGLIIPCTVLVIKFVLIMPCVDNTLTRIRQGWERNSKH; from the exons atgGAGAAAACTTGTATAGATGCACTTCCTCTTACTATGAATTCTTCAGAAAAGCAAGAGATTATATGTATTTTTGGAACTGGTGATTTTGGAAGATCATTGGGATTGAAAATGCTCCAGTGTGGTTATTCTATTGTTTTTGGAAGTCGAAACCCCCAGAAGAACAACCTACTGCCCAATGGTGCAGAAGTCTTGAGCTATTCAGAAGCAGCCAAGAAGTCTGACATCATAATCATAGCAATCCACAGAGAGCATTATGATTTTCTCACAGAATTAACTGAGGTTCTCAATGGAAAAATATTGGTAGATATCAGCAACAACCTCAAAATCAATCAGTATCCAGAGTCTAATGCAGAGTACCTTGCTCAGTTGGTGCCAGGAGCCCACGTGGTAAAAGCATTTAACACCATCTCAGCCTGGGCTCTCCAGTCAGGAGCACTGGATGCAAGTCGGCAG GTATTTGTGTGCGGAAATGACAGCAAAGCCAAGCAAAGAGTGATGGATATTGTTCGTAATCTTGGACTTACTCCAATGGATCAAGGATCACTCACGGCAgccaaagaaattgaaaagtacCCCCTGCAACTATTTCCAATGTGGAGGTTCCCCTTCTATTTGTCTGCTGTTCTGTGTatcttcttgtttttctattgTGTTATAAGAGACGTAATCTACCCTTACGTTtatgaaaagaaagataatacATTTCGTATGGCTATTTCCATTCCAAATCGTGTCTTTCCAATAACAGCACTTACACTGCTTGCTTTGGTTTACCTCCCTGGTGTTATTGCCGCCATTCTACAACTGTACCGAGGCACAAAATACCGTCGATTCCCAGACTGGCTGGACCACTGGATGCTTTGCCGAAAGCAGCTTGGCTTGCTGGCTCTGGGATTTGCCTTCCTTCATGTTCTCTACACACTTGTGATTCCTATTCGATATTATGTACGATGGAGGTTGGGAAACCTAACCGTTACCCAG GCAATACTCAAGAAGGAGAATCCATTTAGTACCTCCTCAGCCTGGCTTAGTGATTCATATGTGGCTCTGGGAATACTTGGATTTTTTCTGTTTGTACTCTTGGGAATCACTTCTTTGCCATCTGTTAGCAATGCAGTCAACTGGAGAGAGTTCCGATTTGTCCAG TCCAAACTGGGTTATTTGACCCTGATCTTGTGTACAGCCCATACCCTGGTGTATGGTGGGAAGAGATTCCTCAGCCCTTCAAATCTCAAATGGTATCTTCCTGCAGCCTACGTGTTAGGGCTCATCATTCCTTGTACCGTGCTGGTGATCAAGTTTGTCCTAATCATGCCATGTGTAGACAACACCCTTACACGGATCCGCCAGGGCTGGGAAAGGAACTCAAAACACTAG